The Prevotella sp. oral taxon 299 str. F0039 genome has a segment encoding these proteins:
- a CDS encoding DUF6621 family protein, whose protein sequence is MENNLLNTEDWSENVIIVDAECIDNTAFHLIVNFERMLERRIPKADFAHWLDCIALDGGIREGENSIQVILLHDKKSKQLNNFTPANFEEELNQKAFKDHLGEFVISSFPYEEIVEKDALFTDITSTICNHSNVKRVMIIPNHEKESLWTELRMTLSRVDDENKKITLFAMQPMQGGNFKQEILGYSLMSALGIRGSELKD, encoded by the coding sequence ATGGAAAATAATCTTTTAAATACAGAGGATTGGAGTGAAAATGTTATCATTGTAGATGCAGAATGCATTGATAATACAGCTTTTCACCTTATTGTAAACTTCGAAAGAATGCTCGAACGTCGTATTCCGAAAGCAGACTTTGCCCATTGGCTAGATTGTATTGCATTAGATGGAGGAATAAGGGAAGGAGAAAATAGTATTCAAGTGATTCTGCTGCATGATAAAAAATCAAAGCAATTGAATAATTTTACTCCAGCTAATTTCGAAGAAGAACTCAACCAAAAAGCATTTAAAGATCATCTTGGAGAATTCGTTATTTCTTCGTTTCCATATGAAGAAATTGTGGAGAAAGATGCTCTCTTTACAGATATCACATCAACAATATGCAACCACTCCAATGTTAAAAGAGTGATGATTATTCCTAATCACGAAAAAGAATCATTATGGACTGAATTAAGGATGACTCTTAGTAGAGTTGATGATGAGAACAAGAAAATAACTCTTTTTGCCATGCAACCAATGCAAGGTGGCAATTTTAAACAAGAGATTCTTGGGTATTCACTTATGAGTGCCCTCGGAATTCGGGGTTCAGAATTAAAAGATTAG
- the recA gene encoding recombinase RecA, producing MAKEKEKSPQEGLQENKLKALQAAMAKIEKDFGRGAIMRMGDENIENIDVIPTGSIGLDLALGVGGYPKGRIIEIYGPESSGKTTLAIHAIAEAQKAGGVAAFIDAEHAFDRFYAEKLGVNINELWISQPDTGEQALEIADQLIRSSAVDIVVIDSVAALTPKKELDGDMGDNNVGLQARLMSQALRKLTSTINKTNTTCIFINQLRDKIGVTYGPSETTTGGNALKFYSSVRLDIRRGTAIKDGDEPIGNETRVKVVKNKVAPPFKKAEFDIMYGEGISKIGEIIDLGVEHNIITKSGSWFSYKESKLGQGRDAAKRLLKDNPELCEEIEGLIKEAIRNKKN from the coding sequence ATGGCTAAAGAAAAAGAGAAGAGCCCACAAGAGGGTTTACAAGAGAATAAGCTAAAGGCTCTACAAGCCGCAATGGCAAAGATAGAGAAAGACTTTGGACGTGGAGCAATTATGCGTATGGGAGATGAAAATATTGAGAATATTGATGTTATCCCCACTGGTAGTATCGGACTTGACCTGGCTTTAGGTGTTGGAGGCTATCCCAAAGGACGTATTATAGAAATCTATGGTCCCGAATCTTCAGGTAAAACCACTCTTGCAATACATGCTATTGCTGAAGCACAAAAGGCAGGTGGCGTTGCAGCATTTATCGATGCAGAACATGCTTTCGATCGTTTTTATGCTGAAAAGCTTGGTGTTAATATCAATGAACTATGGATTTCACAGCCAGATACTGGTGAACAAGCTCTTGAAATTGCAGATCAATTAATTCGTTCTTCTGCAGTTGATATTGTAGTTATAGACTCTGTAGCTGCTCTTACTCCTAAAAAAGAACTCGATGGAGACATGGGTGACAATAATGTCGGATTGCAAGCACGTCTTATGAGCCAAGCTCTTAGAAAGCTAACAAGTACCATCAATAAAACAAATACAACATGTATCTTTATTAATCAGCTACGTGATAAGATTGGAGTAACATATGGACCGTCAGAAACAACAACGGGTGGAAATGCTTTGAAGTTTTATTCTAGCGTGCGTTTAGATATCAGACGTGGCACAGCAATAAAGGATGGAGATGAACCAATCGGTAATGAAACCCGTGTAAAGGTAGTGAAAAACAAGGTTGCTCCTCCATTTAAGAAGGCAGAGTTTGATATTATGTATGGTGAAGGTATCTCTAAAATTGGCGAGATTATCGATCTTGGGGTTGAACATAACATCATAACAAAGAGCGGTTCATGGTTTTCTTATAAAGAATCTAAATTAGGTCAAGGAAGAGATGCAGCAAAAAGGTTATTAAAAGACAATCCCGAACTATGTGAAGAGATTGAAGGTTTAATAAAAGAAGCTATTCGCAATAAAAAGAATTAA
- the pyk gene encoding pyruvate kinase: MKQTKIVCSISDFRCDEEFLRKLFFAGMNVVRMNTAHAPKEGIKKIIKNVRAVSPHIALLIDTKGPEIRTTSVDEPIQYHIGEKVNIYGCPDKITTHDHINVSYTEIVRDVKEGDHILFDDGALDMLVTGKENDHLLVEVQNEGVLGARKSVNVPGEHIDLPALTERDKENILLAIEQDIDFIAHSFVRSAADIKAVQDILDEHGSDIKIISKIENQEGVDNIDEIIDASYGIMIARGDLGIEVPIECIPGIQRSIIHKCVLKKKPVIVATQMLHTMINNPRPTRAEVTDIANAIYYRTDALMLSGETASGKYPIEAVKTMAAIAEQAEKDKMREHDIDPVADVTDQREFLARAAIEATQHLGVKGIITDSETGQTARALASFRGPTPVLAICYKEKTQRLLNLSYGVIPVYQKEHVSSQHTFIAALRMLKQKHYLELDDKIAYLSGSLGAGSGTSILEINKVRAVFDRNYTFHLPDQFLKSKNGSE, encoded by the coding sequence ATGAAACAAACTAAAATAGTTTGCTCTATTAGTGACTTTCGCTGTGACGAGGAGTTTCTAAGAAAACTCTTTTTTGCAGGAATGAATGTCGTTAGAATGAACACGGCACATGCTCCCAAAGAAGGTATAAAAAAGATTATAAAGAATGTTCGTGCAGTTTCTCCTCATATTGCTTTATTGATAGATACTAAAGGTCCTGAAATCAGAACAACATCAGTTGATGAACCCATTCAATATCACATCGGAGAGAAAGTAAACATCTATGGTTGTCCTGATAAGATTACAACACACGATCATATCAATGTTTCTTACACTGAAATAGTAAGAGACGTGAAAGAGGGAGACCACATCTTGTTTGATGATGGTGCATTAGATATGTTGGTAACAGGTAAAGAAAACGACCATCTTCTTGTTGAAGTACAAAATGAAGGCGTTTTAGGTGCACGTAAAAGTGTTAATGTTCCTGGAGAACATATCGATCTTCCTGCATTAACAGAACGTGACAAAGAAAACATTCTTCTTGCTATTGAACAAGATATTGATTTCATTGCTCACTCTTTTGTACGCTCTGCTGCTGACATTAAAGCTGTTCAAGATATCTTAGATGAACACGGAAGTGATATTAAAATCATCTCAAAGATTGAAAATCAAGAAGGAGTTGATAACATTGACGAGATTATTGACGCTTCGTATGGTATCATGATTGCTCGTGGTGACTTAGGTATTGAGGTGCCAATCGAATGTATTCCTGGTATTCAACGCTCAATTATCCATAAATGTGTATTGAAGAAGAAACCTGTTATCGTAGCAACCCAAATGTTGCACACTATGATTAACAACCCAAGACCAACACGTGCTGAAGTCACCGACATTGCAAATGCGATCTATTATCGTACTGATGCTTTGATGCTTAGTGGTGAAACTGCTTCAGGAAAGTATCCTATTGAAGCAGTAAAAACAATGGCTGCAATTGCAGAACAAGCTGAAAAAGATAAGATGAGAGAGCACGATATTGATCCAGTTGCTGACGTAACAGATCAAAGAGAGTTCCTTGCTCGTGCTGCAATTGAAGCGACTCAACACTTAGGTGTTAAGGGAATTATCACCGATAGTGAAACAGGACAGACTGCAAGAGCACTTGCTTCATTTAGAGGACCTACTCCTGTACTTGCTATTTGCTACAAAGAAAAGACTCAACGTTTATTAAATTTGAGTTATGGAGTTATTCCAGTATATCAAAAAGAACATGTTTCTTCACAACATACTTTCATTGCAGCACTCAGAATGTTGAAACAAAAGCACTACTTAGAGCTTGATGATAAGATTGCATACCTTAGTGGATCACTCGGTGCAGGTAGCGGTACAAGTATTTTAGAGATAAACAAAGTACGAGCAGTATTTGATAGAAACTATACATTTCACTTACCTGATCAATTCCTAAAATCCAAAAACGGATCGGAATAA
- a CDS encoding GEVED domain-containing protein, with amino-acid sequence MKIFTSLLSLGMALYAFNFAQAQSYTQPYQTVPTAMHAATQSLYSVNVSIDGNTVMTYTDTNGRQSYNWLQDEYSFTVKKGQEVTLDVRAGIWSWDIAIGFDWDHDGTFEDQQRAFAKVGSTASKNNSSWGHEPYNTDTYRKSQQTALGHLGVVQHTFKFTVPATAKEETTRFRILCDGDGYAYGRTVPPFNLNDKVGYAGSMHDFGVRIEGEAGPETGINNTTVTNNSNKPAEIYTIDGLRLNTTVDKLTRGIYIINGKKVVIR; translated from the coding sequence ATGAAAATTTTTACTTCTCTTTTAAGCCTAGGTATGGCTTTATACGCCTTTAACTTTGCACAAGCGCAAAGCTACACACAACCTTATCAAACCGTTCCTACAGCAATGCATGCAGCAACTCAATCACTTTATAGCGTGAATGTAAGTATTGATGGCAACACTGTTATGACTTATACCGATACAAATGGCAGACAATCTTACAACTGGTTGCAGGACGAATATTCATTTACAGTAAAAAAAGGACAAGAAGTTACACTTGATGTTCGTGCAGGCATTTGGTCATGGGACATTGCAATTGGTTTCGATTGGGATCATGATGGCACATTCGAAGACCAACAACGTGCTTTTGCTAAAGTAGGTTCTACCGCTTCAAAAAATAATAGTTCATGGGGACATGAGCCCTATAACACAGATACATATCGTAAAAGTCAACAAACAGCATTAGGCCATCTCGGTGTAGTTCAACACACATTTAAATTTACGGTACCTGCAACTGCAAAAGAAGAAACTACAAGATTCCGCATTCTTTGCGACGGAGACGGCTATGCTTATGGAAGAACAGTACCTCCATTCAATTTAAATGACAAAGTAGGTTATGCTGGTTCAATGCACGATTTCGGTGTAAGAATTGAAGGAGAAGCAGGCCCTGAAACTGGAATTAACAACACAACAGTAACAAATAACTCAAATAAACCTGCTGAAATCTACACAATTGATGGTCTTCGTCTCAACACAACAGTAGATAAACTCACAAGAGGTATCTACATCATCAATGGTAAAAAGGTGGTTATTAGATAA
- a CDS encoding sensor histidine kinase KdpD — translation MKKRTIGIIAVIMGFSFLALLFLQLQYMQRMVQMKKEQFNESVNRALYQASKNLELNETLRYLEKDINETERKAFIQDSINALSKKGGKAIQHSHQYSVTGKDGTVYSSFELKTITIRPSKIPKGMILERDKNSITEASKSFQELVKSRYIYQKGLLDEVVYSILYSASEKPLKERINFKLLDQDLKAELMNYGIDIPYHFIVSTQDGREIYRCPDYSDANEDYCYSQVLFKNDPQAKVGVVRIHFPEMDKYIYSSVWFVIPSLIFTIVLLITFIFTIVIIFRQKKYTELKNDFINNMTHELKTPISSISLAAQMLNDESINKSPFMLKHIGTVINDESKRLRFLVEKVLQMSMFDRNKAIYKSKELDLNEMVYNIANTFTLRVEHTGGKIYTEIEAVDSTVYVDEMHFQNVIFNLLDNAVKYRKPNTPLDIFLKTWNENDYIILSIRDTGLGIKKDNIKKIFDKFYRVHTGNVHDVKGFGLGLAYVKQIVNANGGEIIVESEYGKGTTFTIKLPIIKN, via the coding sequence ATGAAAAAGAGGACAATAGGAATAATAGCAGTTATCATGGGATTTTCTTTCCTTGCACTACTCTTTTTACAATTGCAGTATATGCAACGAATGGTGCAAATGAAGAAAGAGCAATTTAATGAATCGGTAAATCGTGCTTTATATCAAGCCTCAAAAAACTTAGAACTCAATGAAACTTTACGCTATCTTGAAAAAGATATTAACGAAACAGAACGTAAAGCTTTTATTCAAGATTCTATAAATGCTTTATCAAAAAAAGGAGGAAAAGCAATTCAACATTCTCATCAATACTCTGTCACAGGTAAAGATGGAACAGTTTATTCTTCATTCGAGTTAAAAACGATAACAATACGTCCTTCAAAAATTCCAAAGGGAATGATTCTCGAAAGAGATAAGAATTCTATAACAGAGGCTTCAAAGTCGTTCCAAGAATTAGTAAAAAGCAGATATATTTATCAAAAGGGTCTACTCGACGAGGTTGTTTACTCAATACTTTATTCTGCATCAGAGAAACCTTTGAAAGAAAGAATTAACTTTAAGCTTCTAGATCAAGACCTAAAGGCTGAATTAATGAATTACGGAATAGATATTCCTTATCATTTTATTGTTTCAACTCAAGATGGCCGAGAAATATATCGATGCCCAGACTATAGTGATGCCAACGAAGACTATTGTTATTCTCAAGTATTATTTAAAAATGATCCACAAGCGAAGGTAGGCGTTGTGCGTATCCATTTCCCAGAAATGGATAAGTATATTTATTCTTCTGTATGGTTTGTTATTCCATCATTAATATTTACAATAGTACTGCTCATAACATTTATATTTACGATTGTCATAATATTCAGGCAAAAAAAATATACAGAATTAAAGAATGACTTTATTAATAATATGACTCATGAATTAAAAACGCCAATTTCTAGCATCTCCCTTGCGGCACAAATGCTTAATGACGAGTCGATAAACAAAAGTCCATTCATGCTTAAACACATAGGAACTGTTATCAATGATGAATCAAAACGACTACGTTTTTTGGTTGAAAAAGTTCTTCAAATGTCAATGTTTGATCGCAATAAAGCAATCTATAAATCAAAAGAATTAGACTTAAATGAGATGGTTTATAATATTGCAAATACTTTTACCTTGCGTGTAGAACATACTGGAGGAAAGATTTATACTGAGATAGAGGCAGTTGATTCGACTGTATATGTTGATGAAATGCATTTTCAAAATGTAATATTCAACCTTCTTGACAATGCGGTGAAATATAGAAAGCCTAACACCCCGTTAGATATATTCTTAAAGACATGGAATGAAAATGATTACATCATACTCTCAATCAGAGATACAGGTTTAGGAATAAAAAAAGACAATATAAAGAAAATTTTTGATAAATTCTACCGTGTTCACACTGGCAATGTTCACGACGTTAAAGGATTCGGATTAGGACTTGCATACGTAAAACAGATTGTAAACGCTAATGGAGGAGAAATAATCGTTGAAAGTGAATATGGAAAAGGAACAACATTTACAATTAAATTACCAATAATTAAAAATTAA
- a CDS encoding saccharopine dehydrogenase family protein, with protein MGKVLMIGAGGVATVAAFKIAQNADVFTEFMIASRRKEKCDQIVKAIGNPKIKTAQVDADDVEQLKELFNSYKPELVINLALPYQDLTIMEACLACGVNYLDTANYEPKDEAHFEYSWQWAYKKRFEDAGLTAILGCGFDPGVSGIFTAYAAKHYFDEIHYLDIVDCNAGNHHKAFATNFNPEINIREITQKGLYYKEGQWIETEPLEIHQPLTYPNIGPRESYLLHHEELESLVKNYPTIKQARFWMTFGEQYINHLRVIENIGMASIVPIDYNGQQIVPLQFLKAVLPNPQDLGENYEGETSIGCRIRGIKDGKELTYYVYNNCKHQDAYNETGMQGVSYTTGVPAMIGAMMFFKGLWKRPGVWNVEEFDPDPFMEELNKQGLPWHEVFNGDLEL; from the coding sequence ATGGGAAAAGTATTAATGATTGGTGCAGGTGGTGTTGCTACTGTTGCTGCATTCAAAATCGCACAAAATGCGGATGTTTTTACAGAATTTATGATCGCTTCTCGCCGTAAAGAAAAATGTGATCAAATTGTAAAAGCAATAGGAAACCCAAAGATTAAGACTGCACAAGTTGATGCTGATGATGTTGAACAGCTTAAAGAGCTATTCAATAGTTATAAACCTGAACTCGTAATAAACTTAGCTCTCCCTTATCAAGACTTAACTATTATGGAGGCATGTTTAGCATGTGGAGTTAATTATTTAGACACTGCGAACTATGAACCCAAAGATGAAGCACACTTTGAGTATAGCTGGCAATGGGCATATAAGAAACGCTTTGAAGATGCAGGCTTAACTGCTATTCTTGGATGCGGATTCGATCCTGGTGTATCTGGTATCTTTACTGCATATGCTGCAAAGCATTATTTCGATGAAATTCACTATCTAGATATCGTAGATTGCAATGCTGGTAATCACCATAAAGCATTTGCTACCAACTTTAACCCCGAGATAAATATTCGTGAGATCACTCAAAAAGGACTTTATTATAAAGAAGGTCAATGGATTGAAACTGAACCCTTGGAAATCCATCAGCCATTAACTTACCCCAATATTGGTCCTAGAGAGAGTTATCTTCTTCATCATGAAGAACTCGAAAGTTTGGTAAAAAATTACCCAACTATTAAGCAAGCACGTTTCTGGATGACCTTTGGAGAACAATATATCAATCACCTTAGAGTGATAGAGAATATCGGAATGGCAAGTATTGTTCCCATTGATTATAATGGTCAGCAAATTGTTCCATTGCAATTCTTGAAGGCAGTTTTACCAAATCCACAAGATTTAGGTGAGAACTACGAAGGAGAAACAAGTATTGGTTGTCGAATTCGTGGTATTAAAGATGGTAAAGAACTTACTTATTATGTATATAATAACTGCAAACACCAAGATGCTTATAACGAAACAGGTATGCAAGGTGTTAGCTATACAACTGGAGTTCCTGCTATGATAGGAGCCATGATGTTCTTCAAAGGCTTATGGAAAAGACCTGGAGTATGGAATGTTGAAGAGTTTGACCCAGATCCATTTATGGAAGAACTCAATAAGCAAGGACTTCCATGGCATGAGGTTTTCAACGGAGATCTTGAGTTATAA